A single genomic interval of Malania oleifera isolate guangnan ecotype guangnan chromosome 11, ASM2987363v1, whole genome shotgun sequence harbors:
- the LOC131168472 gene encoding polygalacturonase At1g48100 → MIWLVCSLRIDVCSAREGKQYWRQSKPISRKSESGSTSNHLPTSVSEFGDGYSAQEDATATQSQNGGNGNTLIFNVLDYGAKGDGTTDDTKAFGAAWRDACEQEGSTMTIPSGSTFLVQPISFSGSNCTSNIVFQLDGKIIAPTSFESWGSGLLQWIEFTNLQGIIVAGKGTIDGQGSAWWHNAPTDNPTDESEQVAPEKKELHLNGRKLNTKMPSTKPTALRFYGSQNVTVTGIVIQNSPQTHLKFDDCKAVKVFELSVSSPGISPNTDGIHLQNSQDVVIYNTALACGDDCVSIQTGCSNVNIHNVNCGPGHGISIGGLGKDETKACVSNITVRDTTMRNTLTGVRIKTWQGGMGTVQGVMFSNIQVSEVETPMVIDQFYCDKEECQNKTSAVAISGITFENIRGTYIMHPSYFACSDSSPCMDLSLNTIELNPAQVNDTNGPFCWQAYTEVKTNAAPPIDCLKMGKPLNNPIQFNHDSC, encoded by the exons ATGATCTGGCTGGTTTGTTCTTTGAGAATTGATGTATGCAGTGCTAGAGAAGGCAAGCAGTACTGGAGGCAAAGCAAACCCATTTCTAGGAAGAGTGAAAGTGGTAGCACCAGCAACCACCTTCCTACCAGCGTATCAGAGTTCGGAGATGGTTACTCTGCACAGGAAGACGCTACAGCAACTCAATCACAGAATGGTGGGAATGGGAACACTCTCATCTTTAATGTATTAGATTATGGAGCCAAAGGTGATGGAACTACCGATGACACAAAG GCATTCGGAGCAGCATGGAGAGACGCTTGTGAACAAGAGGGATCGACaatgaccattccttcagggtcCACCTTCCTTGTCCAGCCCATTTCCTTTTCAGGCTCTAATTGCACATCAAACATTGTGTTTCAG TTGGATGGGAAAATCATTGCACCCACAAGCTTTGAATCTTGGGGATCAGGCCTCTTACAGTGGATTGAATTCACAAATCTCCAAGGCATTATAGTCGCAGGAAAAGGTACAATTGATGGACAAGGCTCTGCCTGGTGGCACAACGCACCTACAGACAATCCAACTGATGAATCAGAACAAGTTGCTCCTGAAAAAAAAGAGTTG CATCTAAATGGTAGAAAGCTCAATACAAAAATGCCGAGCACCAAGCCAACG GCACTTCGGTTCTATGGAAGTCAGAATGTAACTGTCACTGGCATAGTTATTCAAAACAGCCCTCAGACCCACCTCAAGTTCGATGACTGCAAAGCTGTCAAGGTTTTTGAACTGAGCGTCTCATCTCCTGGCATCAGTCCAAATACAGATGGAATCCACCTACAGAACTCCCAAGATGTGGTGATCTACAACACTGCCCTCGCCTGTG GAGATGACTGTGTATCGATACAAACCGGATGCTCAAACGTAAACATACACAATGTGAATTGTGGACCTGGGCATGGAATCAGCATTGGAGGGCTAGGGAAAGATGAAACCAAAGCATGTGTTTCAAACATCACTGTCCGAGACACCACCATGCGAAATACATTGACAGGTGTTAGAATAAAGACATGGCAG GGAGGCATGGGCACAGTGCAAGGAGTAATGTTTTCAAACATTCAAGTATCTGAAGTTGAAACTCCAATGGTTATTGATCAATTTTATTGTGACAAGGAAGAAtgccagaacaaaacatcagctGTGGCTATATCAGGCATAACGTTTGAGAACATAAGAGGGACATACATAATGCATCCCTCATACTTTGCATGCAGCGACAGCTCACCATGCATGGATTTATCCCTGAACACCATAGAGCTGAATCCAGCACaagtgaatgatacaaatgggccTTTCTGTTGGCAGGCATACACAGAGGTGAAAACTAATGCTGCCCCACCTATTGACTGTTTAAAGATGGGCAAGCCATTGAACAACCCAATTCAGTTCAATCATGACTCCTGTTGA